From the genome of Pseudomonas hamedanensis:
CCGCAGCGCCATGGAAGAAAAAACGCAAGGCGACGGCAGGTAAAACCCCCACCACGCGTAAACGCGCGGCCCGGCCGGCGACCCGATAAATCCCTCGCGGTTCCCGCTTCCCGGTGGCGAAACAGATTTTTTCTCATTCCAAAACAGCTTTGTCGGACAATATGTAGTGCTTGAAAATAATCACTACAAAACCGTTGACGGCGTCGTTTTGCTTTTGCATGATGAAGACGTTCCCCGATCGGGAGCGCTGGTAACACGCTTGAGCAAACTCGTCTGACCGCCGAGTTGTTTTTTCCGGATACACGCTGCCCACAAGGCAGATTGAAGAAGCTGACCTGGCCTGAACGTCCAGTACAAGGACGAGAAGCGCTGGCGAAAATTCTCAAGACGCTTGTGGTCGACACTGGATATGTCGTCAAGGAGCCTCCCGGTTTTCGCTGCTTCTCCTCGTTGTGACGCTATTGCGTAGCAGTTATTCAACACGACTACATGCAACAGATGCACGACCCCGTTCTTCAAACGGGCGAACGCTGACGTCCTGGTTTCGGTGCCAGGGATCAACTAACCGATGGGCTACCTGTATTAGCGAATCAACTTTGAAAGATCACCAGACTGGTCAAGGGGCATAACAATGAATCTGAACAATCAACCTACCGTCGAAGAACTGGCTCGTATGTTCGCTGCGCAGAAAGACAGCCACGACAGCCACATTCTGTGGATCAGCAAGTCGGGTCAGGTACATATCGACTGCCTGTCGCCCCACGCTGGCGAAGAAGAATTCGACCGCAACAACCAGAACCTGCTGGCCCGCCTGAAGATGTACCGCCGCGGCCACGGTTATGTCGGCAAGAAGGCCGCGGCCGACAAGGACTTCATCGGTAATGTGCTGCAAACGCTGAAACAGGCGTGGGACTCGATGCAGAACAACAATGAAGTTCGGGTGATTGATCGGTTTTATTGAGTTGTAACTTTGATAATGAAAAGGGCCTGCTTCCGATTAGGAGCAGGCCCTTTTTGCATCCAGAGTTCAGCGCATCTCCCTGTAGGAGTGAGCCTGCTCGCGATAGCGGTGTGTCAGTTATATAGTCATGTCTGAATAAACGCTATCGCGAGCAGGCTCACTCCTACAGGGGACAGCGTCGCCTGGTAGTTTTATAGCTCTAGCACCAACTCCACAAACGCCAGCGCCGCCGCACTGTGATAATTATTGCGCCGGCGCAACAACGCCGCCCCCCGCTGCGGCGCCTCGCCTTCAACCGCGAGCCTGCGCAAGGCGCGATCTTGCGTTGCAATCGCCTGCGGCAACATCGTCGCCATCGGCGAACAACGCACCACCTCAAGCAGCGTACTCACCGAATTCACCTCAATCCGCACCTTCGGCGTGATGCCGTTCTGGCGGAAATATTCATCCACCGATAACCGCGTGATGAAGTCCGACGCCAACAAGGCAAAATCAAGCTGTGCGATATCGTTCGGCGTCAGCACAGAGCGGCAGTCATACATCGGATGCCCACGCCCGACCATGATTCCCAGCGTCTCGGTAAACGCCGGGATGCACTCAATGTCGGCGTTGCGCACCGGCGTAAAGGCAATCGCCACATCCAGCGAGTCATCCGCCAGCCCGGCCTCGATGTCGTCCATCGACAATTCGAAGATCTGCAAGTGAATCCCCGGAAACCGCGCCGCATAGTCGCGCACCAGAGGCCCGACCAGGTACGCCATGAACGTCGGCGTCATCGCCAGACGCAGCGTGCCGCGAGACAAGTCTTTCACATCGTGCAGTGCGCGCTGCCCCGCCTGCAATTCCACCAGCACTCGCCGCGCGCATTCGATGTAGGCCGCGCCAGCATCCGTCGGTTTGACTGTGCGTGATGTGCGATCAAACAGACTCACGCCCAAGGTCTCTTCCAGTTGCCGAATCTGCTGCGACAGCGTCGGCTGCGACACATGCAGCGCTTCGGCCGCGCGAGTGAAGCCGCCGTGATCGGCAACGGCCAGCAGATAACGCAAATGTCGCAGCAGCATGGGAAACACCATCTATAGGCAAGGCTTATGCGAAGTATTGTATATCGGTCTTGGACGCTATGGATCAATCAGCCGAACATGGTTGCCACACAGCAAGCCAACCCTGAAAGGAGTGACACCATGCAACAGTCCCACGCCTACAACGACAACAGCCTGGCCCTGACCACCCGCGTTCTTGACGCCAAAGCGAAGAAAGATCTGTCGTGGCAGGATTTGGCCGATGGCACAGGTCTGAGCCTCGCTTACGTCACCGCCGCCCTCCTCGGCCAGCACCCGCTGCCGGACCACGCCGCTCAGGTAGTCGGTGACAAGCTTGAGCTGACCGCCGCCGATGTCGCCGCCCTGCAAATCATTCCGCTGCGTGGCAGCCTCAGCGGTGTGCCGACCGATCCGACCATCTACCGTTTCCACGAGATGATCCAGATTTACGGCACCACGCTCAAAGCGCTGGTTCATGAGCAGTTCGGCGACGGCATCATCAGCGCCATCAACTTCAAACTCGACATCAAAAAAGTCGAAGACCCGGAAGGCGGTTCCCGCGCCGTGGTCACCCTCGATGGCAAATTCCTGCCGCTGCGTCCGTTCTGATCCGCACCGGCCCGCATGCCTGGGGTATGCGGGCCTACCGATCTGCATTGAAGAGGACACACCCATGAAAGCCCTGATTGATGGTTTCCTGAAATTTCAGAAAGAAGCCTTTCCGCAACGCAGCGCACTGTTCAAACACCTGGCGACCACCCAGCAGCCCGGCACGCTGTTCATTACCTGTTCCGACAGCCGCGTGGTGCCGGAACTGCTGACCCAGCAAGAACCCGGTGAGCTATTCGTGATCCGCAACGCTGGCAATATCGTGCCGTCCTACAGCCCGCATCCGGGTGGGGTATCGGCCACCGTGGAATATGCGGTAGCGGTGTTGGGGGTGACCGACATTGTGATTTGCGGCCACTCGGACTGCGGCGCGATGACGGCGATTGCCCAGTGCAAGTGCATGGATCATCTGCCCGCCGTCAGCGGCTGGCTGCAGCACGCCGAGTCGGCGAAGGTCATGAATGAAGCGCGCGCGCATGGCAGCGATGCGGCGAAGCTGAGTTCGATGGTGCGCGAAAATGTGATCGCCCAACTGGCGAATATCCAGACCCACCCGAGCGTGCGCCTGGCCCAGGAACAAGGGCGACTGAACCTGCATGGCTGGGTGTATGACATCGAGACCGGCTCGATCGACGCGCTGTCTGCGGATCGCCGCACATTTGTAGCGCTGGCCGAGCAACCCGAGACTTGTGCGATCCATGCCGAGACTTCCAACGCAGCCTGACCCCGCGGTGATCGTTCCCACGCTCCGCGTGGGAATGCCTCTAGGGACGCTCTGCGTCCAGTGACGCGGAGCGTCACGGGCTGCGTTACCACGCGGAGCGTGGGAACGATCAAGTACAAGTCTGGGGTCAGCGTTTTACCGTGAGATCAACCTGACTCATGCGGCTGCGCACGGTAAACACGCCATCGCCCGACAGAATCGCACTGCGCGCAAACAAGCGCCCGCTCTCCCAGTTCGAAAGCCCCAGCTCCGGCTTGTTCAGGGCGTATTGCCCATCGACCCAACGCGTGATGCCATTGCCTACAAACGGCGCATTCACCGCGTTATAGAAGCGCTCCTGAACCGCCGCATCCTCACTGATCAACGACACCGTAAATTGCGGGCTGTAACGGTTGAACAAGGCAATCGCCTGATTCAAATCGTCGACGATCATCAGGCTGACTTCCGGGGTTTCTTCCCACTCCCACTCACGGCCCAGTTGTGCCTCTGCCAAAGGTTCGGCCAACGCTTCGGTCTGATAGCCCTCGGCGCGATAAACCTCGACCGTTGCGTTTTGCCATTCGGCCGGCAGGCAATGTTCGCTGCCTTCGACGATGTGCAACTTGCAGCCCTGACCGCGAGCGGTCCCTGCGTCCTTCAGTGCAGCGAGGAACAGCGGCACCAACTCGGCGGCGCGGTCGCGCTGGATCAGGCAGACGTTCAGCGTGTTACAAACCTTGCGATCCAGCGAGTTGCGCACCACCGCCGCAAAGCGTGTGGCGTCGGCGTCACGGTGGGCGATCAGCCACGCGCCACCGGTGCCGTGCAGGCTCACCGCAGTGCCGGCCTGCTGGGCGATGCTGCCCAATTGACTGACCGCACGCCCCGACCCGCGCGCCACAGCCAGTGACAGACGGCGGTCGGCGAACATCGCCCAACCGGCCGCATGGTTGACGCTCTCCACCAGCGACACCGCGCCGGCCGGCAGACCGGTATCGGCCAGCGCCGGGTTCAGTGCGTGGGTAACAATAGCCTGCGCGGTGCCCAGCGCATCGCTGCCGATACGCAATACGGCGGTGTTGCCCGTGCGCAGCACGCCGGCGGCATCGGCGAACACGTTCGGCCGGCCCTCAAAAACAAACGCGACGATGCCCAGCGGCGAGACCACTTGCTCGACTTTCCAGCCGTCGTGCTCGACGCTGCTGATGACCTTGCCGCGCGTCGGCGACGCGTCACGCCAGGCGCGCAGGCCGGCGATCATGTCGCGGCGCATGCGGTCATCGGCGAGCAAGCGGGTGGTGGAGCGGCCACGGCCCCTGGCGCGCTCGATGTCGGCAAGATTGGCAGCTTCGATCTGCGCCCAGCATTCAGGGCTTTCGAGACGCTCGGCGAACCGGTCGAAAAACTGGCTGATGGCTTCATCGGACACCGCCGACAACGCGGTGAAAGCTGCCGCCGCCCGCTCGATCGCCACCGACGCGGCCTGTTGATCCGCCACGGGGATCAGCAATAACGCGCCACTGACCTGCTCGACCAGCAAATGGTCACCGGGCTGAAACCGCGCCGCCAGTTCGGGGCTGACCACGGTGACGCGGTTACCGGCGAAAGGGATCGGCGTGCCAGCGACTAGACGTTCGAGCGCAAGAGACATGAAACGGATTCACCATGCAGGGGGCGGCCGGAAAATGTATAGAACGCGATCCGCCAAAGCAACAGTGAACCCTGTGGGAGCGAGCCTGCTCGCGATAGCGGTATGTCAGACGAGATGATGCCGACTGGTCCAGCGCTATCGCGAGCAGGCTCACTCCTACAGGGGGCATCGCGTGTATCAGAACACCGACCAGCCAATCCGCGAGCTGAGCAGTTCCAGCGCCGCCATGCCTGCGAGCGAATTGCCGGCCGCATTCAATTCCGGCGACCACACGCACACCGTGAACTGCCCCGGCACCACCGCAACAATCCCGCCGCCGACACCGCTCTTGCCCGGCAAGCCGACGCGATAGGCGAAGTTGCCCGCTTCGTCGTACAAACCGCTGGTGGCCATGATCGAGTTGACCTGCTGGGTCTGCCGGCGCGTGAGGATCTGCTCGCCGCTGTGTTTGCAAAAACCATCGTTGGCCAGGAAACAAAACGCCCGGGCCAGATCGATGCAATTCATGCGCAGCGCGCAATGGCTGAAGTAGCTGCGCAGCACCGCCTCGACGTCGTTATGGAAATTGCCGAACGATTGCATCAGATAAGCCATCGCCGCATTGCGCGCACGGTGCTGGTATTCGGAGTCGGCCACTTTGCCGTCGATCATGATCTGCGGATTGCCGGAAAGACGTCTGACGAAATCCCGCATCGACAGCGTCGGGGCAGCGAAGCGCGACTGGTTGATGTCGCAGATCACCAGCGCACCGGCATTGATAAACGGATTGCGCGGCCGACCTCGCTCGAACTCCAGCTGCACCAGCGAGTTGAACGGCTGCCCGGACGGCTCATGACCGAGGCGCTCCCATATCGCTTCACCAGAATGGTCGATGGCCTGCACCAGGCTGAACACCTTGGAAATGCTTTGCACCGAGAACGGCGTATCCGCGTCGCCGGCGCAGTACATTTCGCCGTCATTGCCATACACGGCGATGCCCAGTTGATTGGCCGGCACAGTGCCGAGGGCAGGAATATAGTCAGCCACCTTGCCCTGCCCGATGAGGGGCCGGACAGCGTCAAGAATCTCGTTCAACAGCGCTTGCATGCCGGGTTCCGAAGTCTCGCCCCATGGGATCGCGGGGACACTGGGGCTAGACGCTGCGCCCGCCGGTCGAATCACACCGGCAAGCGCTATGCGGCCTGTTCCAGGCTGAAGTGAACCGCCGACACCCCGGGACAGCGCCATGCTAGCTGACGCCGCGCCTCAAAACTGTTGAGCAACGCGATTATACGGATAGTCCGGTTCACGGTACTTGCCCGGTTTCTGCCGTTTCGGCAGTTCGACTTTCTCGCGCTTGACCTCTTTATAAGGTATGCGACTAAGCAGGTCGGTGATGATGTTCAGCCGCGCCCGGCGCTTGTCGTTGGAGTCGGCCACCAGCCAGGGCGCCCGGTCGGTATCGGTGTACTTGAACATCTCGTCCCGCGCACGAGAATAGTCGTACCAGCGGCTGTAGGATTTCAGATCCATTGGCGTCAGCTTCCAGATCTTGCGGCCGTCGTTGATTCGCGCTTCGAGCCGGCGGGTCTGCTCCTCGGGGCTGACCTCCAGCCAATATTTGAGCAGGATCACGCCCGAATCGACGATGGCGTTCTCCACCCAGGGAATCGATTTGAGAAACTTGTCAGCCTGTTCATCGGTGCAAAAGCCCATGACACGCTCGACACCGGCGCGGTTGTACCAGCTGCGGTCGAAGATCACCACTTCCCCGCCCGCCGGCAAATGTGGCAGGTAACGCTGCACGTGCATCTGGCTTTTTTCCCGATCGGTCGGTGCCGGCAGCGCCACGACCCGGAACACCCGCGGACTCACCCGTTCGGTAATCGCCTTGATCGTCCCACCCTTGCCGGCGCCGTCGCGCCCTTCAAAGACGATACACACCTTGACGCCTTCGGCGATGACCCATTCTTGCAGCTTGACCAGTTCAACGTGCAGCTTGCGCAGCTGTTCGAGGTAGTCCTTGTTTTTCAAGCGGGGACGCGCCGCTGCTTTCGCAGGTTTTTGCTTATCTTTTACCATGCACCAGCCCTCACGAAATCAACAGCGCAACGAAATTGTTTATTGACCAGACCCGTCTGATCCGTGAGGTTAGTTCAAGCCTTGCCGTTTGCCATTGCCGGGCGAAAAGGCCCCTTCGCCATGTGTTTCCTTCGTACTTTGCAACGTCGCACTGTTCATTGCCCGTTCCTGTCTGCTGGAGTTTCTCGATGCCGTCGTTCAAATCCCTGCCCACCGCCCTGCTCGGCCTGGCCCTGGCCTGCCCGGCATTGGCCGAGACTCAAGGTCTGGAGCTGGGGCAAGTGCTGATTTCGGCGGATGAACGCAACGCCACCGAGGCCTCCGTCGACGAGGCCAGGGGGCGATTGGAACAGGTGCCCGGCGCGACCAATGTGGTCGACATGCGTCAGCCGTTGCAGGGCCGCGTGGCGAGCAATCAGGATGTGCTGGCCTATCAGCCAGGCGTCTATGCGCAGTCTTCCGGTAATGAAGGCGTGAAGATTTCCATTCGAGGCTCCGGCATCAACCGTGCGCCGGGCGCCCACGCATCGGGGCTGTACACCCAGCTCGACGGTTTGCCGCTGAGCGGGCCCGGCGGCACGCCTTACGAATTGCTCGAGCCGCTGTGGGTCGAGCACGTCGAAGTGCTGCGCGGGGCCAACGGTTTCGATCGCGGCTCACTCGCCTTGGGCGGCGCCATCGATTACGTCAGCCACACCGGCTACACCGCGCCAAAGTTGCAAGTGCGCTACGCCACCGGCAGCCATGGTTATCAGCAGCGTCAGGTCAGCTCCGGGCAAGTGCTGGGCGACTTCGACTATTACGTGTCGCTGACCAACGCCATCGCCGACGGCTATCAGGACCACACCGCCAGCGACAGCAAGGGTGTGATCGCCAACTTCGGCTATCGCTTCAACCCGAACCTGGAAACGCGCTTCTATATCCGCTACCGGGAAACCGACAACGACCTCGCCGGCCGCGTGACCAAGCATTCCATCGAACACAGCCCACGGGCGGCCAACCCGGCCTATGTCGCGCGCGACGACAGCCGCAAGCAACCGGGCAGCACCTTCATCGGCAACAAGACCACGTTCTACATCGACGACGATTCGAGCATTCAGACCGGCCTCGTCTACCACGACTACCCCATGGATTTGCGCGAAGGCCCGAACCGGCTGAAGGTGGCCTACACCGATGTCAGCGGCACCTTCGACTACAAGCGTCGCGACACCGTGTTCGGCATGGAAAGCCGCAGCAACGCCGGCCTGCGGGTGACCAAACACCTGCCCAACGACGGCGCCAGCGAATTCGTGCGCATCCCCACCGGCAATACCGCCACCTATGTGCCGGGCACACGCATGCGCAACTTCACGTACCAAGGTTCGGACACCGTCCTGCACGTTGGCAACGACCTGGAAATCGCTGACGACCTCTGGCTGACCACCGGCCTCGCCGCCATCTATACCCGCCGCGAAAGCGCCGTGACCTACCCGCAGGGCGGCGGCAAAACCAGCCTCGGCGACTGGGACTACGCACCGCGTATCGGCCTGCGCTACCAGATCACCCCGCAGGTGCAAGTGTTTGGCAACCTCAGCCGCTCCGTCGAAGCGCCGCACCCGTGGTCGCTGATCTACAGTTCGAACGTGCGCTTCCCAGCGGGTAACGGCGCCGCGACCGGCGCCCAGCGCGACCCGATCGAGCTGCAAAACCAGACCGCGACCACCCTGGAACTCGGCGGTCGTGGCGACAGCAAACTGGGTGAATGGAGCCTGGCGTGGTACTACGCCCAGGTCCGCCACGAACTGCTCTCGGTCCTGCCAGACGCCAATGCCGTCACGCCTTACGAACTCAATGCCAGCCCGACCGTGCACCAAGGCATCGAAGCCAGCCTCAACAGCCAGCTTTGGCGCGCCGCTGATGGCCGCCGACTGAGCTTGCGTCAGGCCTATACCTTCAGTGACTTCCATTATCGCGACGACGATCGCTTCGGCGACAACCGGCTGCCGGGCCTGCCGATGCATTACTACCAGGGCGAGCTGCGTTACGACTGGCCGCAGGGCTTCTTTGCCGCCGTGAATACCCAGTGGGTGTCGAAGGTCGCCGTTGATTATGCGAACAGCTATTACGCCGACCCCTACGCCCTGTTCGGCGCCACGTTGGGCTACAACGCGCCAAAGGGCGATTGGCAAGGTTGGGTGGACATGCGCAACCTGACCAACAAGCGTTATGCCGCGACGGTGACGCCGGGCTATGACGACAAGGGAATGGATGCCGCGCGTTCGACGCCGGGCGAAGGGATAGGCGTTTACGTCGGGGTTTCATGGAGTCTGTTGTAAGGCTACTCTGCGGGCGGCTTAGAGCCGGTGCTAATCTGTTGCGCTTTATTCATCAAGGACGATAACCCCATGAAAAAAACTTGCGGCGCGCTGCTTCTCGTCTTGCTGACAACCCAGGCTGTCGCTGGCGTCAGTGCGATCGGCTTCCGCTCCTCCATCCTGCCCAACCCGCACAACGAGCGCCCGCTGGCCATGGTCGTCTGGTACCCAGGCACCACGACCGCCGCGGCGCAGTTGATTGCCGACGATGTGGTATTTGCCGGCACGTCAGCCGTTCGCGATGCACCCGCCACTGCTGGCGAACACCCGTTGGTAGTACTCTCCCACGGTTACCGCGGCAACTGGAGCAATCAGGCCTGGCTGGCAAGCGAATTGGCGCACCAGGGCTATATCGTCGCTGCGGTGAACCACCCCGGCACCACGACCCATGACCGCAATCCGCAGGCGGCGGCGCAGTTGGCCCAGCGCACTGTCGACCTGAGCCGGGTGATTGATGCGGTCACGGCTCAACCCGATAAATTTGGCATCGTCGCCACGCACCGAATCGCTGTCGCAGGCCATTCCCTCGGCGGCTGGACCGCGATGGAAATAGCCGGTGCCCGCTTCGACCCGCAGCTGTTTGCCCAGGACTGCGCTGCTCATCCGCAGCTTTCCAGTTGCCGCGTCTATCAACAGATCAACCCGGCCAGTACGCCAGCCGCGGAGGCCGCACTGGCGGGTGACTTGCGCGACAAGCGCATCACCGCGGTGGTATCGCTGGACCTGGGCCTGTCACGCGGGCTGACCGACGAAAGCCTTGCCGCATTGCCAGTACCAGCGCTGGTGATTGCCGCAGGGGCGCCGTCACAGGATCTGCCGGCGGCGCTGGAATCCGCCGACCTGGTCCAACGCCTGCCCAAGGCATCCACGCGTTATGTCGAGATTGGCGATGCCAGCCATTTCAGCTTCATGTCGCTCTGTAAACCGGGCGCGGTGGACTTGCTCGAAGAGGACAGTCCGGGCGATGGCATCATTTGCCGCGATGGCGAAAATGCGCGACCGCGTGCAGTGATTCAGCAGCAGGTCACCGCGCTGATCGCCGACTTCCTGACGCAGAACGTGAACAACCCGCACACCCCTTGATCAGATTCTCTTCGCCCATGACCTTGGAATCGGCCGACCCGCCCACATAACACTTAGTATCCCCATCGTCTCCGAGAGGAAGGACACACCATGACCACCCAAACCGAAACTGCCATTCTCGCCGGCGGCTGCTTCTGGGGCATGCAGGATCTGTTGCGCCGTTACCCCGGTGTGCTCAAAACCCGTGTCGGCTACACCGGCGGCGATGTGCCAAATGCGACGTACCGCAATCATGGCAATCATGCTGAAGCCATCGAGATCGAGTTTGATCCGGCGGTGATCAGTTACCGGCAGATTCTCGAGTTCTTCTTCCAGATTCACGATCCGAGCACTCCCAACCGACAGGGCAACGACCTCGGCCCGAGTTATCGCTCGGCTATTTATTACCTCAACGACGAGCAACGCGCTATTGCCGAAGACACCGCTGCCGACGTCGACGCATCTAAACTGTGGCCCGGCCGGGTGGTGACCGAAATCGAAGCGGCCGGACCGTTCTGGGAAGCAGAACCGGAGCATCAGGATTACCTGGAGCGGATACCGAATGGCTATACCTGCCACTTCATCCGGCCGAACTGGAAACTGCCGAAGCGCGGGTGACCTCGCGGTTTCGCGCGCCAAACCTGACGATCGTGTGGGAGCTGGCTTGCCAGCGAAGGCGTCGGGTCAGTCAGAGCAGCTGTGGCTGATACTCCGCTTTCGCGAGCAGGCTCGCTCCCACAGTGAATTTGTGTTTGGCCCGAATTTCACATGCACCGCCAAACCCTGTGGGAGCTGGCTTGCCAGCGAAGGCGTCGGGTCAGTCAAAGCAGCTGTGGCTGACATTCCGCTTTCGCAAGCAGGCTCGCTCCCACAGTGAATTTGTGTTTGGCCCGAATTTCACATACGCCGCCAAACCCTGTGGGAGCTGGCTTGCCAGCGAAGGCGCCGGGTCAGTCAGAGCAGCTGTGGCTGATACTCCGCTTTCGCGAGCAGGCTCGCTCCCACAGTGAGTTTGTGTTTGGCCCGAATTTCACATGCACCGCCAAACCCTGTGGGAGCTGGCTTGCCAGCGAAGGCGTCGGGCCAGTCAGAGCAGCTGTGGCTGATACTCCGCTTTCGCGAGCAGGCTCGCTCCCACAGTGAATTTGTGTTTGGCCCGCAATTGCCCATGCACCGCCAAACCCTGTGGGAGCTGGCTTGCCAGCGAAGGCGTTAGTGAAACTTTTCCGCCTCATTCGGCCCGATCACCTAACCTCATAGGCTGTGTGATCCATTCGAGCCGCCCCGCCCATGCGCCACCCATTGAAGCCGCTGTTTTTCATCGCCTTGCTGCTGTTCTTGCCGAGCGGTTTTGCGCTGTGGGCGGCCGATCTGCCGGCGCCGTCCGTCAGCAGCGCAGCGCCGCTGCCGGTGATTTCGCAAAGTGATCTGCAAGCCCTGCAACAGCGCCTTGACGGGCTTAAACAGCAGATCTCCGCCGCGAATAATTACAACCAGCTCGAAGGCCCGCAGGATCGCGTGCAGGCCTTCATTCTCGACGTCGATCGATTGTCGGCGGCGTTGTTGCCGCAGCAGGCGCAACTGGCGGTGCAGTTGGGTGTGCTGGGGGCAGCCCCGGGAACGGAAGTGGCGGCCGAGCAGGCCGATATCGTCGCGCAGCGCGCAGCGCTGGCGGAGCAGAAGAGCAAGGTCGACGGGACGCTGAAGAACCTGGCGACGCTGAAGCAGAGCGCGGCGGATCTGATTACGCAGATTGCCGGGATTCGCCGCACGCTGCTGGAAAGCGAGCTGACCTTGAGCACCCGCAGCGTGCTGAGTCCGCACTTCTGGTCGCCGCTGGTAAATCCGACGCTGGATGACCGCCAGCGACTGAGTTTTTTTGTCGATCAGGTGCGCACCACGGGCGCTACTGTCTGGGCCCCGGGGCAACGTTTTTTCACCTGCGTGCTGGTGCTGCTCGCGTTGCTCGTCTGGACATCCGGCCGAAGCCTGGCTGATCGCTGGCTGACCTGGGTGTGTATCCATCGCGTGCCGGAGGGACGTCTGCGCCGCAGTGCGCTGGCGTTTGCCTCGGCGATGGCGACCATCGTCACCAC
Proteins encoded in this window:
- the cynR gene encoding transcriptional regulator CynR; the protein is MLLRHLRYLLAVADHGGFTRAAEALHVSQPTLSQQIRQLEETLGVSLFDRTSRTVKPTDAGAAYIECARRVLVELQAGQRALHDVKDLSRGTLRLAMTPTFMAYLVGPLVRDYAARFPGIHLQIFELSMDDIEAGLADDSLDVAIAFTPVRNADIECIPAFTETLGIMVGRGHPMYDCRSVLTPNDIAQLDFALLASDFITRLSVDEYFRQNGITPKVRIEVNSVSTLLEVVRCSPMATMLPQAIATQDRALRRLAVEGEAPQRGAALLRRRNNYHSAAALAFVELVLEL
- the cynS gene encoding cyanase, which translates into the protein MQQSHAYNDNSLALTTRVLDAKAKKDLSWQDLADGTGLSLAYVTAALLGQHPLPDHAAQVVGDKLELTAADVAALQIIPLRGSLSGVPTDPTIYRFHEMIQIYGTTLKALVHEQFGDGIISAINFKLDIKKVEDPEGGSRAVVTLDGKFLPLRPF
- a CDS encoding carbonic anhydrase; the protein is MKALIDGFLKFQKEAFPQRSALFKHLATTQQPGTLFITCSDSRVVPELLTQQEPGELFVIRNAGNIVPSYSPHPGGVSATVEYAVAVLGVTDIVICGHSDCGAMTAIAQCKCMDHLPAVSGWLQHAESAKVMNEARAHGSDAAKLSSMVRENVIAQLANIQTHPSVRLAQEQGRLNLHGWVYDIETGSIDALSADRRTFVALAEQPETCAIHAETSNAA
- a CDS encoding aldehyde dehydrogenase family protein; amino-acid sequence: MSLALERLVAGTPIPFAGNRVTVVSPELAARFQPGDHLLVEQVSGALLLIPVADQQAASVAIERAAAAFTALSAVSDEAISQFFDRFAERLESPECWAQIEAANLADIERARGRGRSTTRLLADDRMRRDMIAGLRAWRDASPTRGKVISSVEHDGWKVEQVVSPLGIVAFVFEGRPNVFADAAGVLRTGNTAVLRIGSDALGTAQAIVTHALNPALADTGLPAGAVSLVESVNHAAGWAMFADRRLSLAVARGSGRAVSQLGSIAQQAGTAVSLHGTGGAWLIAHRDADATRFAAVVRNSLDRKVCNTLNVCLIQRDRAAELVPLFLAALKDAGTARGQGCKLHIVEGSEHCLPAEWQNATVEVYRAEGYQTEALAEPLAEAQLGREWEWEETPEVSLMIVDDLNQAIALFNRYSPQFTVSLISEDAAVQERFYNAVNAPFVGNGITRWVDGQYALNKPELGLSNWESGRLFARSAILSGDGVFTVRSRMSQVDLTVKR
- the glsB gene encoding glutaminase B, whose product is MQALLNEILDAVRPLIGQGKVADYIPALGTVPANQLGIAVYGNDGEMYCAGDADTPFSVQSISKVFSLVQAIDHSGEAIWERLGHEPSGQPFNSLVQLEFERGRPRNPFINAGALVICDINQSRFAAPTLSMRDFVRRLSGNPQIMIDGKVADSEYQHRARNAAMAYLMQSFGNFHNDVEAVLRSYFSHCALRMNCIDLARAFCFLANDGFCKHSGEQILTRRQTQQVNSIMATSGLYDEAGNFAYRVGLPGKSGVGGGIVAVVPGQFTVCVWSPELNAAGNSLAGMAALELLSSRIGWSVF
- the ppk2 gene encoding polyphosphate kinase 2 gives rise to the protein MVKDKQKPAKAAARPRLKNKDYLEQLRKLHVELVKLQEWVIAEGVKVCIVFEGRDGAGKGGTIKAITERVSPRVFRVVALPAPTDREKSQMHVQRYLPHLPAGGEVVIFDRSWYNRAGVERVMGFCTDEQADKFLKSIPWVENAIVDSGVILLKYWLEVSPEEQTRRLEARINDGRKIWKLTPMDLKSYSRWYDYSRARDEMFKYTDTDRAPWLVADSNDKRRARLNIITDLLSRIPYKEVKREKVELPKRQKPGKYREPDYPYNRVAQQF
- a CDS encoding TonB-dependent receptor family protein yields the protein MPSFKSLPTALLGLALACPALAETQGLELGQVLISADERNATEASVDEARGRLEQVPGATNVVDMRQPLQGRVASNQDVLAYQPGVYAQSSGNEGVKISIRGSGINRAPGAHASGLYTQLDGLPLSGPGGTPYELLEPLWVEHVEVLRGANGFDRGSLALGGAIDYVSHTGYTAPKLQVRYATGSHGYQQRQVSSGQVLGDFDYYVSLTNAIADGYQDHTASDSKGVIANFGYRFNPNLETRFYIRYRETDNDLAGRVTKHSIEHSPRAANPAYVARDDSRKQPGSTFIGNKTTFYIDDDSSIQTGLVYHDYPMDLREGPNRLKVAYTDVSGTFDYKRRDTVFGMESRSNAGLRVTKHLPNDGASEFVRIPTGNTATYVPGTRMRNFTYQGSDTVLHVGNDLEIADDLWLTTGLAAIYTRRESAVTYPQGGGKTSLGDWDYAPRIGLRYQITPQVQVFGNLSRSVEAPHPWSLIYSSNVRFPAGNGAATGAQRDPIELQNQTATTLELGGRGDSKLGEWSLAWYYAQVRHELLSVLPDANAVTPYELNASPTVHQGIEASLNSQLWRAADGRRLSLRQAYTFSDFHYRDDDRFGDNRLPGLPMHYYQGELRYDWPQGFFAAVNTQWVSKVAVDYANSYYADPYALFGATLGYNAPKGDWQGWVDMRNLTNKRYAATVTPGYDDKGMDAARSTPGEGIGVYVGVSWSLL
- a CDS encoding alpha/beta hydrolase family protein; translated protein: MKKTCGALLLVLLTTQAVAGVSAIGFRSSILPNPHNERPLAMVVWYPGTTTAAAQLIADDVVFAGTSAVRDAPATAGEHPLVVLSHGYRGNWSNQAWLASELAHQGYIVAAVNHPGTTTHDRNPQAAAQLAQRTVDLSRVIDAVTAQPDKFGIVATHRIAVAGHSLGGWTAMEIAGARFDPQLFAQDCAAHPQLSSCRVYQQINPASTPAAEAALAGDLRDKRITAVVSLDLGLSRGLTDESLAALPVPALVIAAGAPSQDLPAALESADLVQRLPKASTRYVEIGDASHFSFMSLCKPGAVDLLEEDSPGDGIICRDGENARPRAVIQQQVTALIADFLTQNVNNPHTP
- the msrA gene encoding peptide-methionine (S)-S-oxide reductase MsrA, with the translated sequence MTTQTETAILAGGCFWGMQDLLRRYPGVLKTRVGYTGGDVPNATYRNHGNHAEAIEIEFDPAVISYRQILEFFFQIHDPSTPNRQGNDLGPSYRSAIYYLNDEQRAIAEDTAADVDASKLWPGRVVTEIEAAGPFWEAEPEHQDYLERIPNGYTCHFIRPNWKLPKRG